A single window of Solanum dulcamara chromosome 5, daSolDulc1.2, whole genome shotgun sequence DNA harbors:
- the LOC129889391 gene encoding uncharacterized protein LOC129889391 codes for MEELSNALNSHMDQMADLVEKFSADMRSSLRPAYDNFIGFFHAIDWTEPWLVGLLSFHAVFLLVCIVSRKNINFQMFLFLFALGGVYGAERLNRLLAANWKSFARQNYFDSHGIFLSTLWSGPLLVIAIIILVNTLFSLCYLIVRWKKAELRHRARLASNKED; via the exons ATGGAGGAATTAAGCAATGCTTTGAATTCACATATGGACCAAATGGCAGATCTCGTTGAGAAATTCTCTGCAGATATGAGGTCCAGTCTTAGACCAGCATATGATAACTTCATCGGTTTCTTCCACGCCATTGACTGGACG GAACCTTGGTTGGTAGGTCTTCTTTCATTTCATGCCGTGTTTCTTCTAGTTTGTATTGTGTCTCGGAAGAACATCAATTTCCAGATGTTTTTATTCCTTTTTGCAC TGGGAGGAGTGTATGGTGCTGAGAGGCTTAATCGCCTATTAGCTGCAAACTGGAAAAGCTTTGCACGCCAGAATTACTTTGATTCACATGGCATTTTTCTTTCCACTCTCTGGTCTGGGCCTCTGTTGGTTATTGCAATAATAATCTTG GTTAATACCCTCTTTTCACTATGTTACTTGATTGTTAGGTGGAAAAAAGCTGAACTTAGACACCGGGCAAGACTAGCTAGCAACAAGGAGGATTAA
- the LOC129889390 gene encoding uncharacterized protein LOC129889390 — protein sequence MPRYKDEAPAVRVYTVCDESKYLIVKNVPALGCADQLSQLFSTYGEIEECKPMDAEDCEPFTDVFWIRFCRVDNARFAKRKLDESVFLGNKLQVSYAPQFESLHETKEKLEARRKEVLARLNPGRPKGSATHRSDVIGEPSITSSPAQLNYTAQSIGSNHRQSSNSQCNSVHDIQCSPITMVSSDKEYFPSQSMNQTVKLVREKLNKIQSSVDHLEGEPSKRKRVDNRRRI from the exons ATGCCTCGATACAAAGACGAGGCTCCTGCAGTCCGCGTATACACAGTTTGTGATGAATCCAA atatttgattgtgaagAATGTTCCAGCATTGGGTTGTGCTGATCAGCTCTCTCAACTATTCTCCACTTATGGAGAAATTGAAGA ATGTAAACCAATGGATGCTGAAGATTGTGAGCCATTTACGGACGTCTTCTGGATCAGGTTTTGCCGAGTTGACAATGCCAG GTTTGCCAAAAGGAAACTGGACGAGTCTGTTTTCCTAGGGAACAAGCTACAGGTCTCTTATGCACCTCAATTTGAGAGTCTGCATGAGACGAAGGAGAAGTTAGAAGCAAGGAGAAAGGAAGTTTTAGCACGATTAAACC CTGGAAGGCCAAAAGGATCTGCTACACATCGGTCAGATGTGATTGGTGAGCCGTCGATAACTTCCTCTCCAGCCCAGTTGAATTATACCGCACAATCAATTGGCTCTAATCATAG GCAGAGCTCGAATTCTCAGTGTAACTCTGTTCATGACATACAGTGTTCTCCCATAACAATGGTTTCTTCAGACAAG GAATACTTTCCTTCACAATCTATGAATCAAACTGTTAAGCTGGTCAGAGAGAAACTAAATAAG ATACAATCCAGTGTGGACCATTTAGAAGGTGAACCATCCAAGAGAAAACGTGTTGATAATAGGAGACGGATATAA